In Zingiber officinale cultivar Zhangliang chromosome 8B, Zo_v1.1, whole genome shotgun sequence, a single genomic region encodes these proteins:
- the LOC122014613 gene encoding chaperone protein ClpC1, chloroplastic-like: MAGSLFQSAILPAVAVNKGQTQLLGSGNAKRSVQMMCYQRRPVLQLQGFAGLRRIDTLGSSSRYKHDFCSMVSRYISYPQRKASGGAAKAMFERFTEKAIKVIMLAQEEARRLGHNFVGTEQILLGLIGEGTGIAAKVLKSMGINLKDARVEVEKIIGRGSGFVAVEIPFTPRAKRVLELSLEEARQLGHNYIGSEHLLLGLLREGEGVAARVLESLGADPSNIRTQVIRMVGESTEAVGAGVGGGSSGNKMPTLEEYGTNLTKLAEEGKLDPVVGRKDQIERVTQILGRRTKNNPCLIGEPGVGKTAIAEGLAQRIANGDVPETIEGKQVITLDMGLLVAGTKYRGEFEERLKKLMEEIKQSDEIILFIDEVHTLIGAGAAEGAIDAANILKPALARGELQCIGATTLDEYRKHIEKDPALERRFQPVKVPEPTVDETIQILRGLRERYEIHHKLHYSDEALVAAAELSHQYISDRFLPDKAIDLIDEAGSRVRLCHAQLPEEAKELDKELRQITKEKNEAVRGQDFEKAGELRDREMELKAQISALIDKGKEISKAESEAGDAGPIVTESDIQHIVSSWTGIPVEKVSSDESDRLLKMEETLHTRVIGQDEAVKAISRAIRRARVGLKNPNRPIASFIFSGPTGVGKSELAKALASYYFGSEDAMIRLDMSEFMERHTVSKLIGSPPGYVGYTEGGQLTEAVRRRPSTVVLFDEIEKAHPDVFNMMLQILEDGRLTDSKGRTVDFKNTLLIMTSNIGSSVIEKGGRRIGFDLDYDEKDSSYSRIKSLVTEELKQYFRPEFLNRLDEMIVFRQLTKLEVKEIADIMLKEVFDRLKAKDIELQVTERFKERVVDEGYNPSYGARPLRRAIMRLLEDSLAEKMLGGEIKEGDSAIMDVDSDGNVAVLNGGSGLPESVPPSVPV, encoded by the exons ATGGCTGGTTCTTTGTTTCAATCAGCAATTCTTCCAGCTGTTGCAGTGAACAAGGGTCAAACTCAGCTTCTAGGCTCTGGAAATGCTAAAAGGAGTGTCCAAATGATGTGTTATCAGAGAAGACCTGTACTTCAATTGCAAGGCTTTGCAGGCTTGAGAAGAATAGATACCCTTGGCTCCTCGTCAAGATATAAACATGATTTCTGTTCGATGGTTTCAAGATATATATCTTATCCCCAGAGGAAAGCCAGTGGAGGAGCTGCTAAGGCTATGTTTGAGCGTTTTACAGAGAAGGCAATTAAAGTAATAATGCTTGCTCAAGAAGAGGCAAGACGGTTAGGCCACAATTTTGTTGGGACAGAACAAATATTGTTGGGCCTTATTGGTGAAGGGACAGGAATTGCTGCAAAAGTTTTAAAATCAATGGGGATTAATCTTAAAGATGCCAGGGTGGAAGTGGAAAAGATTATTGGAAGAGGAAGTGGCTTTGTTGCTGTTGAGATACCTTTTACACCTCGTGCAAAACGTGTATTAGAACTCTCTTTAGAGGAAGCCCGTCAACTTG GTCATAACTATATTGGGTCTGAGCACCTgcttcttgggctccttcgtgaGGGTGAAGGTGTAGCTGCTCGTgtgctcgagagtcttggagccGATCCAAGTAACATACGTACCCAG GTTATTCGAATGGTTGGAGAAAGCACTGAAGCTGTTGGTGCTGGGGTAGGTGGAGGAAGCAGTGGCAATAAGATGCCCACACTTGAGGAGTATGGAACTAATTTGACAAAGTTGGCAGAGGAG ggaaagttagatcctgttgttgGGAGGAAAGATCAAATAGAGCGAGTCACACAAATTCTGGGTAGGCGTACAAAGAATAATCCCTGCCTAATTGGGGagcctggtgttggaaagacagCCATTGCAGAAGGACTTGCTCAGCGCATTGCCAATGGAGATGTTCCAGAAACAATTGAAGGAAAACAG GTGATTACACTTGATATGGGGCTTCTTGTTGCTGGTACGAAATATCGTGGAGAATTTGAAGAAAGGTTAAAGAAGTTGATGGAAGAAATTAAACAGAGTGATGAAATCATACTATTTATCGACGAGGTGCACACATTAATTGGAGCAGGAGCAGCAGAGGGTGCCATAGATGCTGCTAATATCTTAAAACCAGCTCTTGCAAGAGGTGAATTGCAG TGCATTGGAGCCACAACGCTTGATGAATACAGAAAACATATAGAGAAGGATCCTGCTTTGGAAAGACGATTTCAGCCTGTCAAAGTTCCAGAACCAACAGTGGATGAAACAATACAGATACTTAGAGGACTTCGCGAAAGATACGAGATTCATCACAAACTTCATTATTCCGATGAGGCTTTAGTTGCTGCTGCTGAGTTGTCCCATCAGTACATTAG TGATCGTTTCCTTCCTGATAAAGCAATCGACTTGATTGATGAAGCTGGATCTCGTGTTAGGCTTTGCCATGCACAG ctTCCAGAGGAGGCCAAGGAACTAGATAAAGAACTTAGGCAGATCACTAAAGAAAAGAATGAAGCAGTCCGTGGCCAAGATTTCGAAAAG GCAGGAGAACTGCGTGACAGAGAGATGGAGTTGAAGGCCCAGATTTCAGCTCTGATTGACAAAGGCAAAGAAATAAGCAAAGCAGAGAGTGAGGCTGGTGATGCTGGTCCTATTGTAACAGAATCAGACATCCAACACATTGTGTCTTCATGGACTGGAATTCCTGTGGAGAAAGTCTCAAGTGATGAGAGTGACCGCCTTCTCAAGATGGAAGAAACTCTCCATACACGTGTTATTGGCCAGGATGAAGCTGTCAAAGCCATAAGCCGTGCCATTCGTAGGGCTCGTGTGGGTCTTAAGAATCCCAATCGCCCAATTGCCAGTTTCATATTTTCTGGTCCAACTGGAGTTGGTAAATCAGAATTGGCAAAGGCCCTAGCTTCTTATTATTTTGGATCTGAGGATGCCATGATCCGGCTTGACATGAGTGAGTTCATGGAGAGGCATACTGTCTCAAAGCTCATTGGCTCACCCCCTGGTTATGTTGGTTACACTGAGGGTGGTCAGCTCACCGAAGCAGTTCGCCGTCGCCCCTCCACTGTTGTCCTATTTGATGAGATAGAAAAAGCTCACCCTGACGTCTTCAACATGATGCTCCAGATTCTGGAAGATGGGAGGTTGACAGACAGTAAGGGGCGGACGGTGGACTTTAAGAACACCCTCTTAATTATGACCTCCAATATTGGAAGCAGTGTGATTGAGAAGGGAGGACGTAGGATTGGATTCGAccttgactatgatgaaaaggACAGCAGTTACAGCCGAATAAAAAGCCTTGTCACAGAAGAGTTAAAGCAATACTTCCGCCCAGAATTTCTCAATCGGCTTGATGAAATGATAGTCTTCAGACAGCTAACCAAACTGGAGGTCAAGGAGATTGCTGATATAATGCTCAAGGAAGTCTTTGACAGGCTGAAAGCCAAGGATATAGAACTACAAGTGACAGAGAGATTCAAGGAAAGGGTGGTGGATGAAGGTTACAACCCAAGTTACGGAGCTAGGCCGCTGAGAAGAGCTATAATGAGGCTCCTCGAGGATAGCTTGGCTGAGAAAATGCTGGGTGGGGAGATCAAGGAGGGAGACTCAGCTATTATGGATGTCGACTCTGATGGCAATGTGGCCGTCCTGAATGGTGGGAGCGGCTTGCCTGAATCAGTGCCCCCATCTGTTCCTGTATAG
- the LOC122017634 gene encoding E3 ubiquitin protein ligase DRIP2-like isoform X3, producing the protein MDQEDPSPTILFHEEEGEEEEEEEQKKDDDTTVVSRDWLKLGQAASPSSDGSIGLRVVSPPRRPQSGVWLRLQPAPNQTGIREVCLPQIANKYLRIKDGRLTVRLLMKYLVKKLGLEHESEGWHNHPHWLRMLRVLLVPMSMVYDPPQS; encoded by the exons ATGGACCAAGAAGACCCCTCTCCGACCATACTGTTTCATGAAGAAgagggggaggaggaggaggaggaggagcaaaaAAAGGACGACGATACCACAGTGGTTAGTCGAGATTGGCTGAAATTAGGCCAAGCAGCGTCGCCGTCCTCGGACGGATCGATAGGTCTGAGGGTGGTTAGTCCGCCACGAAGACCACAGTCAGGTGTTTGGCTCAGACTTCAGCCTGCTCCAAATCA AACAGGGATCAGAGAAGTTTGTTTGCCCCAGATAGCCAATAAATATTTGAGAATAAA GGATGGGAGACTAACAGTCAGATTGCTTATGAAATACTTGGTGAAGAAACTCGGATTGGAGCATGAATCAGAG GGGTGGCACAATCATCCTCATTGGCTTCGGATGTTGAGAGTTCTTCTTGTTCCAATGTCAATGGTCTACGATCCCCCTCAATCTTGA